A DNA window from Armatimonadota bacterium contains the following coding sequences:
- the prpB gene encoding methylisocitrate lyase, producing the protein MPGAFSALSALAATKQGAKAVYLSGGAITNNLLGMPDIALTTLNEMSTVAAQACQVAPVPIICDADTGFGEVWNTTRTVIEMERAGLAGIHLEDQVSPKRCGHLDGKDLISCAQMESKIRAAVEAKSDPSFMVLARTDARGVEWIESAIDRAKAYVQAGADGIFPEGLVSESEFAQFREALPGVPMLANMTEFGKTPLITANAFENLGYQMVIFPVTALRVMLKAIEEFYADLLATGTQAGYMDKMRTRAELYATIDYPEYEGKDLTWKS; encoded by the coding sequence ATGCCCGGAGCGTTTTCGGCGCTCTCCGCCCTCGCCGCGACCAAGCAAGGCGCGAAGGCGGTCTATCTCAGCGGCGGCGCAATCACCAACAATCTGCTCGGGATGCCCGATATCGCTCTCACCACCCTCAACGAAATGAGCACGGTGGCGGCGCAAGCGTGCCAAGTCGCGCCAGTGCCGATCATTTGCGATGCGGATACCGGGTTTGGCGAAGTTTGGAACACCACTCGCACCGTCATCGAGATGGAGCGCGCCGGGCTGGCAGGGATTCACCTTGAAGACCAAGTGAGCCCGAAGAGGTGTGGGCACCTGGACGGCAAGGACCTCATCTCTTGCGCCCAAATGGAATCCAAGATTCGGGCTGCCGTGGAGGCTAAATCTGATCCGAGCTTTATGGTTTTGGCGCGCACCGACGCGCGCGGTGTCGAATGGATCGAATCGGCGATTGACCGGGCGAAGGCATATGTGCAGGCTGGGGCAGACGGCATCTTTCCCGAAGGTCTGGTCAGCGAGTCCGAGTTCGCTCAATTCCGCGAGGCACTGCCCGGAGTTCCGATGCTGGCGAACATGACCGAATTCGGCAAGACTCCACTGATCACCGCCAACGCGTTTGAAAATCTCGGCTATCAGATGGTGATCTTCCCAGTGACCGCTTTGCGCGTGATGTTGAAGGCGATCGAGGAGTTCTATGCCGACCTCCTTGCAACTGGAACTCAGGCGGGATACATGGACAAAATGCGCACCCGCGCGGAGCTGTACGCAACCATCGACTATCCCGAGTATGAGGGCAAAGACCTCACTTGGAAGTCGTAG
- a CDS encoding peptidylprolyl isomerase, with the protein MRNLLLLSSVILVTSANSALMPRAESLTLQIKMESGGTIAIKLNSTGAPKAVERITSLAKSGFYDGQKFFKVVKSPKPFLVQFGDPNSRNKSMDDPDLGKYKTGVQVPFEDSGLKHVRGAVGLARLGENKNSGDTQFYIMLDSAPFLDGQYTVFGNVSSGMNVVDGIKPGDTVVSVKVVSE; encoded by the coding sequence ATGCGAAATCTGCTCTTGCTCTCATCGGTGATCTTGGTAACTAGCGCAAATAGTGCGTTGATGCCACGCGCCGAGTCACTGACTCTGCAAATCAAAATGGAGAGCGGTGGCACGATTGCGATCAAACTGAATTCCACAGGAGCCCCCAAGGCAGTCGAGAGAATCACCAGCCTGGCCAAATCCGGGTTCTACGACGGCCAAAAGTTCTTCAAAGTCGTCAAATCGCCGAAGCCATTTCTAGTTCAATTTGGCGACCCCAACAGCCGCAACAAGTCGATGGACGACCCAGACCTCGGTAAGTACAAAACCGGCGTACAGGTCCCGTTTGAAGACAGCGGATTGAAGCACGTCCGGGGCGCGGTAGGGCTCGCTCGGCTCGGCGAAAACAAGAATTCCGGCGACACCCAGTTCTACATCATGTTGGATTCGGCGCCGTTCCTCGACGGTCAATACACCGTTTTCGGCAACGTATCCAGCGGGATGAACGTCGTCGACGGCATCAAGCCCGGAGACACCGTGGTTAGCGTCAAAGTCGTCAGCGAATAA